A section of the Oenanthe melanoleuca isolate GR-GAL-2019-014 chromosome 6, OMel1.0, whole genome shotgun sequence genome encodes:
- the ZNF503 gene encoding zinc finger protein 503 → MITSPSLSAIRSSKRSSSLSEPGGSPRRSRSAADLAGPNGHAGNNGSSAAAKPCFHAVPPSDPLRQANRLPIKVLKMLTARTGHILHPEYLQPLPSTPVSPIELDAKKSPLALLAQTCSQIGKPDPSPSSKLSSVTSNGSGGDKDSKSGPLKLSDIGVEDKSSFKPYSKPGAEKKEPGAAGCAGAPAAGVAAGEKSGFRVPSATCQPFTPRTGSPNSSASACSPGLLPAEGKGGEDKKDSEGCGKSGSSGSEGGPGTTSISHSRISVSCAGINVEVNQHQESTPGSKPIASDSASSCSSTTATSSSSVLGSGLVAPVSPYKPGQTVFPLPPAGMSYPGTLAGAYAGYPPQFLPHGVALDPTKSSSLVGAQLAAASSLGCSKPAGSSPLAGASPPSVMTASLCRDPYCLSYHCASHLAGAAGASCAHDQALKSGYPLVYPTHPLHSVHSSLTGATPPSLAGHPLYPYGFMLPNDPQPHICNWVSANGPCDKRFATSEELLSHLRTHTAFPGTDKLLSSYPSSSSLASAAAAAMACHMHIPTTGAPGSPGTLALRSPHHALGLGSRYHPYSKSPLPTPGAPVPVPAATGPYYSPYALYGQRLTTASALGYQ, encoded by the exons ATGATCACATCGCCCTCGCTTTCTGCTATAAGAAGTAGTAAGcgcagcagcagcctcagcgAGCCCGGAGGCAGCCCCCGCCGCAGCCGCAGCGCCGCCGACCTCGCCGGGCCGAACGGGCACGCTGGGAATAACGGCAGCAGCGCCGCCGCCAAGCCCTGCTTCCACGCCGTCCCCCCCTCGGACCCGCTACGCCAAGCCAACCGCCTTCCCATCAAAGTCTTGAAAATGCTCACGGCGCGGACTGGACACATTTTACACCCTGAATACCTGCAGCCTTTACCCTCCACGCCCGTCAGCCCCATCGAG CTGGATGCAAAGAAGAGCCCCCTGGCCCTTTTGGCACAAACTTGCTCGCAGATAGGGAAGCCGGACCCGTCCCCTTCCTCCAAACTCTCCTCGGTCACCTCCAATGGCTCCGGAGGGGACAAGGACTCCAAGTCGGGCCCCTTGAAGCTCAGCGACATCGGCGTAGAGGACAAATCGAGCTTCAAGCCGTACTCCAAGCCGGGCGCGGAGAAGAAGGAGCCGGGGGCGGCGGGCTGCGCGGGCGCCCCCGCCGCGGGGGTCGCGGCCGGGGAGAAGTCGGGATTCCGGGTGCCGAGCGCCACCTGCCAGCCGTTCACCCCAAGGACAGGCAGCCCCAACTCCAGCGCCTCCGCCTGCTCGCCCGGGCTGCTGCCGGCCGAGGGAAAAGGCGGGGAGGACAAGAAGGACTCGGAGGGCTGCGGAAAGAGCGGCAGCTCCGGCTCGGAGGGAGGCCCGGGCACCACCAGCATCAGCCACAGCCGGATTAGCGTGAGCTGTGCCGGGATTAACGTGGAGGTCAACCAGCACCAGGAGAGCACGCCGGGCTCCAAGCCCATCGCATCGGACTCcgcctcctcctgcagcagcaccaccgCCACCTCCTCCAGCTCCGTTCTGGGCTCCGGCCTCGTGGCCCCCGTCTCCCCTTACAAGCCGGGACAGACCGTTTTCCCCCTGCCCCCGGCGGGCATGAGCTACCCGGGGACGCTGGCTGGAGCCTACGCCGGCTACCCGCCACAGTTCCTGCCGCACGGAGTGGCTCTGGACCCCACCAAATCCTCCAGCCTGGTGGGGGCCCAGCTGGCcgctgccagcagcctgggctgcagcaagcCGGCGGGGTCGAGCCCGCTGGCGGGCGCGTCGCCGCCGTCGGTGATGACGGCGAGCCTGTGCCGAGACCCCTACTGCCTGAGCTACCACTGCGCCAGCCACCTGGCAGGCGCCGCCGGAGCCTCCTGCGCCCACGACCAAGCCCTCAAGTCCGGATACCCCCTTGTCTACCCCACCCACCCTTTGCACAGCGTCCACTCCTCGCTGACCGGCGCCACGCCGCCTTCGCTAGCCGGCCACCCTTTGTACCCCTACGGCTTCATGCTCCCCAATGACCCCCAGCCACACATCTGCAACTGGGTGTCGGCCAACGGACCCTGCGACAAGCGCTTTGCCACCTCGGAGGAGCTGCTTAGCCACTTGCGGACCCATACTGCCTTCCCGGGCACCGATAAACTGCTCTCCAGCTACCCCAGCTCCTCGTCGCTGGCCAGCGCAGCGGCTGCAGCCATGGCGTGCCACATGCACATCCCCACGACGGGCGCCCCGGGCAGCCCGGGCACGCTGGCCTTGCGCAGCCCGCACCACGCGCTGGGACTCGGCAGCCGCTACCACCCCTACTCCAagagccccctgcccacccccgGGGCCCCCGTGCCCGTGCCCGCTGCCACCGGACCCTACTACTCCCCTTACGCACTCTATGGGCAGAGACTCACCACAGCCTCGGCCCTGGGGTACCAGTGA